In Porites lutea chromosome 1, jaPorLute2.1, whole genome shotgun sequence, a single genomic region encodes these proteins:
- the LOC140921201 gene encoding uncharacterized protein gives MNAFSSDASFEIIYRPKYLNLSLPEEGVLLVDYFTKKFGADKAKKYMEETPKYMANLGIEFKLPKYKVPPTKAYCLVDYAATVGKQIQTVKQLYKAYYVDDKRIDSVETLREIALKCGLDPEEAARHISDPSVTAQVKETDTEERKAGHTFVPHYDICIKGKPSNLLSFVGPQTADTFKGAFQQLLE, from the exons ATGAACGCATTTTCCAGTGATGCCTCCTTTGAGATCATTTACAGGCCCAAATATCTAAACCTCAGCCTTCCAGAGGAAGGAGTACTTTTGGTGGATTACTTCACCAAGAAATTTGGTGCAGATAAGGCAAAAAAGTACATGGAAGAGACACCAAAGTACATGGCTAACTTG GGTATTGAATTCAAGCTCCCTAAGTACAAGGTTCCTCCAACAAAGGCATACTGCCTGGTTGACTATGCCGCTACAGTTGGTAAACAAATCCAAACAGTTAAACAGCTGTATAAGGCTTATTATGTTGATGACAAGAGAATTGACTCGGTGGAGACTCTAAGAGAAATCGCCTTGAAGTGTGGCCTTGATCCTGAAGAGGCAGCAAG GCACATCTCAGACCCTTCTGTAACAGCACAAGTGAAAGAAACAGACACAGAAGAACGAAAGGCTGGTCACACTTTTGTCCCCCACTATGACATCTGTATAAAAGGGAAACCTTCAAATCTATTGTCTTTTGTCGGGCCCCAGACTGCTGATACCTTCAAAGGTGCCTTTCAGCAGTTACTGGAATAG
- the LOC140931887 gene encoding uncharacterized protein → MEPEGKEMLLFGDFNCCFMSSHRNDSDCKQLKSLFRSLNIKQLIDQLTRITKNSKSLVDLVAVSCPQNVCESGVVSAHLSDHELVYCVRKLNWKRAPSQVKTFRNYAHFNVDAFRKDLKGVTWNSAPGPDGPAIVDDLWHDFKRKFVTIADRHAPLTQRRVRGIDNCPRLNKSIKGLCASVIIFTKKQSKAMPQSIGQTTAIFAVV, encoded by the coding sequence CTGAGGGCAAAGAGATGCTCCTTTTTGGTGACTTCAATTGTTGTTTTATGTCTAGTCACCGTAATGACTCCGATTGTAAACAACTCAAGTCGCTATTCAGGAGTCTAAATATCAAGCAGCTAATCGACCAGCTCACAAGGATTACTAAAAACTCGAAGTCACTTGTTGATTTAGTCGCTGTCAGTTGCCCGCAGAATGTGTGTGAGTCGGGGGTGGTTTCCGCCCATTTGAGCGACCATGAACTGGTTTATTGTGTTCGTAAATTAAACTGGAAAAGAGCACCTTCTCAAGTCAAGACCTTCCGAAATTATGCGCATTTCAATGTTGACGCTTTTCGCAAAGATCTGAAAGGTGTTACTTGGAATTCTGCTCCTGGTCCCGATGGACCTGCCATTGTTGATGATCTCTGGCATGACTTTAAGCGGAAATTTGTCACGATTGCTGATCGTCATGCACCGCTGACGCAGCGCCGCGTGCGCGGCATTGACAATTGTCCCCGGCTAAACAAGAGCATAAAGGGACTATGCGCCAGCGTGattattttcacaaaaaagcaATCAAAAGCAATGCCTCAGAGCATTGGGCAAACTACCGCCATTTTCGCAGTCGTGTGA